The proteins below are encoded in one region of Parambassis ranga unplaced genomic scaffold, fParRan2.1 scaffold_21_arrow_ctg1, whole genome shotgun sequence:
- the LOC114429876 gene encoding type-2 ice-structuring protein-like, with protein sequence MASGLHFVVLVCAMGVLWIMPNVSSASGGCKFCPSGWSLLLGRCYLFDKTERDWTDAELSCLSRGGNLASFRSPDEYITLR encoded by the exons ATGGCATCAGGTCTTCATTTCGTTGTGCTCGTCTGTGCGATGGGTGTGCTGTGGATCATGCCAAAT GTCAGCTCGGCATCAG GTGGATGCAAATTCTGCCCTTCTGGTTGGAGCTTGCTTCTAGGTCGCTGTTacttgtttgacaaaactgaaaGGGACTGGACGGATGCAGAG CTGTCCTGCCTTTCAAGAGGTGGAAATCTGGCCTCATTCCGAAGCCCTGACGAGTACATCACCCTGCGG